From Pseudovibrio sp. Tun.PSC04-5.I4, a single genomic window includes:
- a CDS encoding NUDIX hydrolase encodes MKRALRKTEPQRLLEPKRQYAALPFRKNKKGKLQILLITSRETKRWVLPKGWPMKDLSGCETAAQEAFEEAGIRGKFSTRLAGIYHYPKLRVTKQPIPCSVKVYPLEVDDMLDEWPEREERTRKWFSVRDAVRAVHEPELKALLANWQPSDD; translated from the coding sequence ATGAAGAGGGCCCTAAGGAAGACGGAGCCGCAACGGTTGCTTGAACCTAAACGCCAGTATGCTGCTCTGCCTTTCAGGAAAAACAAAAAGGGCAAGCTACAGATACTACTCATTACTTCTCGTGAAACCAAGCGTTGGGTTCTTCCCAAAGGCTGGCCGATGAAGGACCTAAGCGGCTGCGAGACGGCAGCTCAGGAAGCGTTTGAGGAAGCTGGTATTCGGGGGAAGTTCTCCACTCGACTTGCAGGGATTTATCACTACCCAAAGCTCAGAGTGACCAAACAACCAATTCCATGCAGTGTAAAAGTGTATCCGCTGGAAGTGGATGACATGTTGGATGAATGGCCTGAGCGAGAAGAGCGCACACGAAAATGGTTTTCCGTGCGCGATGCTGTACGGGCGGTTCATGAACCAGAATTGAAAGCACTGCTTGCCAACTGGCAACCTTCCGATGATTGA
- a CDS encoding amino acid ABC transporter permease, translating to MTSNKTTYVGAGAKAAEVVKGTVSLNYSWKVDTLKLQNAAVLVALAFVLAGCTGDQWGWYVVSPNTETGRINLSFMISGLKETLVVSLTAIIISMIVGLCVALPGLSDNKYGRAFNRTYVEVVRSVPSLVLIFWVYYGLPVVANISINVFWAGVLALALSDSAFQAEIFRAGIQSVDKGQIEAGRSLGLRYVQRLRFIILPLAIRRMLPPLGNQLVYMLKMSSLVSVIGLQDLTRRANELVVTEYRPLEIYTVLVLEYLVLILIVSQGVRWLERRFNAEHI from the coding sequence TTGACTTCCAACAAAACGACCTATGTCGGAGCAGGTGCGAAAGCTGCCGAAGTCGTGAAGGGCACAGTCAGCTTAAATTACTCTTGGAAGGTAGATACCTTGAAACTCCAAAATGCAGCGGTTCTTGTCGCTTTGGCATTCGTGCTGGCGGGATGTACAGGAGATCAATGGGGCTGGTATGTCGTCTCTCCCAATACTGAAACTGGCCGAATTAATCTCAGTTTTATGATCTCGGGATTGAAGGAAACACTTGTTGTTTCGCTCACGGCAATCATCATTTCTATGATTGTGGGGCTGTGCGTTGCATTACCGGGTCTGTCTGATAACAAATACGGGCGTGCATTCAACCGCACGTATGTTGAGGTTGTCCGCTCCGTTCCAAGTCTGGTGCTAATTTTCTGGGTGTATTATGGGCTGCCAGTGGTTGCCAATATTTCCATTAATGTGTTTTGGGCAGGGGTCTTGGCTCTCGCACTGTCAGATAGCGCCTTCCAGGCAGAAATCTTTAGAGCAGGAATTCAATCGGTCGATAAAGGCCAAATAGAAGCAGGCCGCTCACTGGGGCTACGTTACGTCCAACGCCTACGTTTCATCATTCTGCCGCTCGCAATAAGACGCATGCTGCCGCCATTGGGTAACCAGCTTGTTTACATGCTGAAAATGTCGAGCCTCGTATCTGTGATCGGATTGCAGGATTTAACGCGCCGTGCCAATGAGTTGGTCGTGACTGAATATCGGCCACTGGAAATCTATACGGTGCTGGTTTTGGAATATTTGGTGTTGATCCTGATCGTCTCTCAGGGCGTCCGTTGGCTGGAGCGTCGCTTTAATGCTGAGCACATCTAA
- a CDS encoding glutathione S-transferase family protein, with protein MIQFFAYSESVFCAKVRIALDMKGLEYAELPPPDGYGSKTYKAIIPSGSIPGLKDGNAGLSDSNAILEYLEETAPSPALLPEAAAERALVRMLMGMHDTRIEPSVRAFYAPIKAGTSPSDPCYHQLIENMGAAFERLEDLIEAAPYAVGHHVTLVECAYATTFSQAHQLATMFGGELKLGPKCQRWWQEMQSLSHAATSIDINRKAMQDWVAKFIQVDA; from the coding sequence ATGATACAATTTTTTGCCTATTCGGAATCCGTTTTCTGCGCCAAAGTTCGAATTGCCTTGGACATGAAAGGCTTAGAGTACGCAGAATTGCCGCCACCAGACGGATACGGATCTAAAACATACAAAGCAATCATTCCCTCTGGCTCTATTCCCGGCCTAAAAGACGGGAATGCTGGGTTATCTGATTCAAATGCAATTTTGGAATATCTGGAGGAAACGGCTCCGTCTCCGGCACTACTTCCCGAAGCGGCGGCAGAACGCGCCTTGGTTCGAATGTTAATGGGCATGCATGATACGCGAATTGAACCAAGTGTTCGTGCGTTCTACGCGCCAATCAAAGCTGGTACGTCTCCCAGCGATCCCTGTTACCACCAGCTCATAGAGAATATGGGTGCCGCATTCGAGCGTCTGGAAGACCTAATTGAAGCAGCTCCTTACGCTGTCGGTCATCATGTAACGTTGGTAGAGTGTGCTTATGCAACTACATTCTCACAGGCTCACCAATTGGCAACAATGTTCGGTGGAGAGCTGAAGCTCGGTCCAAAATGCCAACGCTGGTGGCAGGAAATGCAATCCCTTTCTCATGCTGCGACGTCCATTGATATAAACCGCAAGGCCATGCAGGACTGGGTGGCAAAGTTCATTCAGGTAGATGCTTAA
- a CDS encoding transporter substrate-binding domain-containing protein, with protein sequence MLRSFLAIISAVGFLFSGSAFAQSALHEILDSGELKVGTTGDWNPMSVRDPASNGYKGYDIDIMNELANDLGVKLVFIPTDWKTLVNGIIAGKYDLTGSASISPSRMKVSGYSDSYISVEILPFTLSKNVDKYNSWDSINQDSVIVATTLGTTFEKLSKEWFPNASIKVVEAPARGYQEVLSGRADVFITSNIEGATLKAKFPTIVNVPVEESRNPTPIAMLMPQTDQVWINYVNNWIKVKRMNGFLDSTAQKWGLAK encoded by the coding sequence ATGCTTCGATCATTTCTTGCTATAATTTCCGCAGTGGGCTTCTTATTCTCGGGCTCCGCTTTCGCGCAATCAGCACTCCATGAAATTCTTGATTCCGGCGAACTGAAAGTTGGAACCACAGGGGACTGGAATCCGATGTCTGTTCGTGATCCTGCCAGCAATGGTTATAAGGGCTATGACATCGATATTATGAATGAACTAGCCAATGACCTTGGCGTGAAGCTCGTTTTCATCCCAACTGACTGGAAAACGCTGGTCAATGGGATTATCGCTGGTAAATATGACCTAACAGGATCTGCTTCCATTTCGCCAAGCCGTATGAAAGTTTCTGGATACTCTGACAGCTACATTTCCGTTGAAATTCTGCCGTTCACCCTCAGCAAAAACGTCGACAAATACAACAGCTGGGACAGCATCAACCAAGACAGCGTGATTGTTGCGACCACTCTGGGCACGACCTTCGAAAAACTCAGCAAAGAGTGGTTCCCGAATGCTTCCATAAAAGTTGTTGAAGCTCCGGCACGTGGCTATCAGGAAGTTCTATCTGGTAGAGCAGATGTATTCATCACGTCCAACATAGAAGGTGCAACGCTCAAGGCCAAGTTCCCGACTATCGTGAATGTGCCAGTAGAAGAGAGCCGCAATCCAACTCCAATTGCGATGTTGATGCCGCAGACCGACCAAGTCTGGATTAACTACGTCAACAACTGGATCAAAGTTAAGAGAATGAATGGTTTCCTTGATAGCACAGCCCAGAAATGGGGCCTTGCAAAATAA